One genomic region from Nitrospinota bacterium encodes:
- the leuB gene encoding 3-isopropylmalate dehydrogenase, giving the protein MAMKIAVLPGDGIGPEVMVEAEKVLNKVAKKYSLDLQLEKRLVGGCAYDQYGTPLPDDSLKVAKEADAVLLGAVGGPKWDTLDYSLRPERALLGLRGELDLYANLRPAKVYPALVDASALKREVVDGVDIMVVRELVGGIYFGKPKGVETLADGTERGFNTEVYTTPEIERIARAAFEAARKRGKKLCSVDKANVLESSGLWRKTVIRIHKDYPDVELSHMYVDNCAMQLIRWPKQFDVIVTNNIFGDILSDEASMLTGSIGMLPSASLCGKKGMYEPIHGSAPDIAGQGKANPIAMILSAAMMLEYTFDAAGAAKDIGTAVAKVLDSGYRTPDIYSDGMKKVNTREMGGLIEQAIG; this is encoded by the coding sequence GTGGCCATGAAAATTGCTGTTTTGCCCGGTGACGGTATCGGCCCTGAAGTAATGGTTGAAGCCGAAAAGGTTTTAAATAAAGTCGCCAAGAAGTATTCATTAGACCTCCAGCTTGAAAAACGGTTGGTGGGCGGTTGCGCTTATGACCAATATGGAACTCCTTTGCCGGATGATTCACTTAAAGTGGCGAAAGAGGCCGATGCGGTACTGCTGGGCGCCGTGGGCGGCCCCAAATGGGATACTCTCGATTATAGCCTCCGTCCCGAACGGGCGCTATTAGGCCTTCGCGGCGAACTGGATTTATACGCCAACCTGCGCCCTGCTAAGGTATATCCCGCCCTGGTGGACGCCTCCGCGCTGAAACGGGAGGTGGTGGATGGGGTGGACATCATGGTGGTGCGAGAGCTTGTGGGCGGCATCTACTTTGGCAAGCCCAAAGGCGTTGAAACCCTGGCGGATGGAACCGAGCGCGGTTTCAACACCGAGGTTTACACCACGCCGGAGATAGAAAGAATCGCCCGCGCCGCCTTTGAAGCGGCCCGGAAGCGTGGTAAAAAGCTGTGTTCGGTGGACAAGGCCAACGTGCTGGAAAGCTCCGGCCTTTGGCGCAAGACGGTGATCCGCATCCACAAAGATTATCCGGACGTGGAGCTTTCGCACATGTACGTGGACAACTGCGCCATGCAGTTGATCCGCTGGCCCAAACAGTTCGACGTGATAGTCACCAACAACATTTTTGGCGACATCCTGTCAGACGAGGCTTCCATGCTCACCGGTAGCATAGGCATGTTGCCCTCGGCGTCGTTATGCGGGAAGAAGGGGATGTACGAGCCCATCCACGGCTCCGCGCCGGACATAGCGGGGCAGGGGAAGGCCAACCCCATCGCCATGATACTCTCGGCGGCCATGATGCTCGAATATACCTTCGACGCCGCAGGGGCCGCGAAGGATATCGGGACGGCGGTGGCTAAGGTGCTTGACAGCGGATACCGCACGCCGGACATCTACTCCGATGGTATGAAGAAGGTGAATACCAGGGAAATGGGCGGCCTTATCGAACAGGCCATAGGTTAA
- a CDS encoding helix-turn-helix transcriptional regulator → MKTPNKVKEFRDNLMMSKAELARKAGISVQTLNRIERGEPCRVDTQRKILEALNLTVEEKDKVFTPGSGIG, encoded by the coding sequence ATGAAAACGCCTAACAAGGTGAAAGAGTTCAGGGACAATCTTATGATGTCCAAGGCGGAGCTTGCCAGAAAAGCTGGAATCTCCGTTCAAACTCTCAACCGTATAGAGCGTGGCGAGCCTTGCCGGGTGGATACCCAGCGAAAGATCCTGGAGGCCTTAAACCTTACAGTGGAAGAGAAGGATAAAGTATTCACTCCCGGATCCGGCATCGGTTAG
- a CDS encoding helix-turn-helix transcriptional regulator translates to MLEPIKKYVDSMTSPTFIFGPDSAVVHSNSSMRDLISHHQQSNLNCFFARNGIGASCRELCPKHRVTSGKCFLPNELPTAHLVMMVRLAHVNHISVGFYSTDTNLHPEIHRAASRLLEISGSRSLYAESTIEIGVGSQNDCEGMFHARDVVVAAARQAGFDIGTMENSASPVWGMDVESALAAKRVIATVFSELGLLYRNSRVSVTEYTGPVANGAGARHLSIQLECGKASPKSLEARIATVQMRAGSFCHLLGEVLGLSIHPPVIFSNNSRIEARIELPYKYPLLENAHSLPQNAMLTSREGQIVEMLLAGWGNSQIAASLKITQATVKQHLKSIYRKSGVKSRVGLIFKLRK, encoded by the coding sequence ATGCTTGAACCCATAAAAAAATATGTGGATTCCATGACCTCCCCCACCTTCATATTCGGCCCTGATAGCGCCGTAGTGCATTCCAACAGCTCCATGAGGGACCTTATAAGCCACCACCAGCAAAGTAATTTGAACTGCTTTTTTGCGCGCAACGGAATAGGCGCATCTTGCCGCGAGCTATGCCCCAAGCATAGAGTAACCAGCGGAAAATGCTTTTTACCCAACGAACTGCCCACGGCCCATCTGGTTATGATGGTGCGGCTGGCTCATGTAAACCACATATCAGTGGGTTTCTATTCGACGGATACGAACCTGCATCCGGAGATCCACCGCGCCGCCAGCCGTTTATTGGAGATATCCGGTTCGCGCTCCCTATATGCCGAATCAACAATAGAAATTGGCGTTGGCTCCCAAAACGATTGTGAAGGGATGTTTCATGCCCGGGATGTAGTGGTTGCCGCCGCCAGGCAGGCCGGATTTGATATTGGAACCATGGAGAACTCCGCTTCACCTGTGTGGGGTATGGACGTAGAGTCCGCCCTGGCGGCCAAGCGGGTGATCGCGACGGTTTTTTCGGAACTGGGGCTTTTATATCGTAATTCCCGTGTATCGGTAACGGAATACACCGGGCCTGTGGCGAACGGCGCCGGAGCCAGGCATCTATCCATCCAGCTTGAATGCGGAAAAGCCTCACCAAAATCCCTGGAAGCCAGGATAGCCACTGTCCAAATGCGCGCCGGGTCATTTTGCCATTTGTTGGGGGAGGTTTTGGGGCTATCAATCCATCCGCCAGTGATATTCAGCAACAACTCCAGAATTGAAGCCCGGATAGAATTGCCATATAAATACCCCTTGCTGGAAAATGCCCATTCCCTCCCGCAAAACGCAATGCTGACCAGCCGGGAGGGGCAGATAGTGGAAATGCTTTTAGCCGGATGGGGCAACTCCCAAATAGCCGCCAGCCTTAAAATCACCCAAGCCACTGTAAAACAGCATTTGAAATCCATATATAGGAAATCCGGCGTGAAAAGCCGGGTGGGCCTTATTTTCAAGTTGCGGAAGTAG
- a CDS encoding ABC-F family ATP-binding cassette domain-containing protein, translating to MIQLTNIEKSFGARSLFTGITWRIKPGDRVGLIGPNGAGKTTLMKIVAGLAAPDSGEVSRLIKTLRAGFLTQETDESALDEPLLEEVLKGRQDILALEKELEDITDQLKHATGETAINLTSRLDAVHERFKAAGGFEYVARAKSILRGVGFLESDFHKPMRSFSGGWRTRARLAQILSAAPEILLLDEPTNHLDLESTEWLEKFLSTYQGAVVLISHDRYFLNRAITSIAELEDGQLMVYPFAYDRFVREKEAHRELLEKQASLQKREIEKQEKFIERFKAKASKATQAQSRVKALEKIERIEIRQSPKPVAFKFQETGRIGHTAVELASISVSYGDKPVLRELDFALRRGERIALVGPNGAGKSTLLKTIAGVIPSIGGKISFGANVAPSYFAQHQAETLDVNKTILDEVTTSIPFEFIPMARTCLGAFLFHGDDVHKKISSLSGGEKARVAMAKLALTPTNLLLLDEPTNHLDLQSRLALEKALAQYGGCILMISHDRAFIDAIANKVVRIDRGRLTEYHGGYAYYESRRVSEISGMRDEETDGIVSKASRKEIRRESAQQRQELNRKVGPLKQRLSKTEEEINRVENRIAELEGSLANPEIYQNPEEARSLAKELSDTKKRNDTLLAEWEAMAEEMESITAGHLA from the coding sequence ATGATCCAACTTACCAATATTGAAAAATCTTTCGGCGCCAGAAGCCTTTTTACCGGAATCACCTGGAGAATAAAGCCGGGTGACCGGGTGGGCCTGATTGGCCCCAACGGAGCCGGAAAAACCACGTTGATGAAGATCGTGGCGGGCCTTGCGGCGCCGGACAGCGGCGAAGTTTCCCGGCTTATCAAAACCTTAAGGGCCGGGTTTTTGACCCAGGAAACCGACGAGTCTGCGCTGGACGAGCCTCTTCTGGAAGAGGTTTTAAAAGGGCGGCAAGACATTCTGGCGCTGGAAAAAGAGCTGGAGGACATCACAGACCAGTTAAAACATGCCACAGGTGAGACAGCCATAAACCTGACCTCCCGGCTGGACGCCGTCCATGAGCGGTTCAAAGCCGCTGGCGGGTTTGAATATGTGGCGCGGGCAAAATCCATCCTGCGGGGCGTAGGGTTTTTAGAAAGCGATTTTCATAAACCCATGCGCTCTTTTTCCGGCGGATGGCGCACCCGGGCCAGGCTGGCTCAAATCCTGTCCGCCGCGCCGGAAATCCTTCTGCTGGACGAGCCCACGAACCATCTGGACCTGGAGTCCACCGAGTGGCTGGAAAAATTTCTGTCCACTTATCAGGGCGCGGTGGTGTTGATAAGCCATGACAGGTATTTTTTAAACCGGGCCATAACATCCATCGCGGAGCTTGAGGATGGCCAGCTTATGGTTTATCCCTTTGCCTATGACCGTTTCGTGCGGGAAAAAGAGGCCCACCGGGAGCTTTTGGAAAAACAGGCCTCCCTGCAAAAGAGGGAAATTGAAAAGCAGGAAAAATTCATAGAGCGGTTCAAAGCCAAGGCCAGCAAAGCAACCCAGGCCCAAAGCCGGGTTAAAGCGCTGGAAAAAATCGAGCGCATAGAGATCAGGCAAAGCCCAAAACCCGTGGCGTTCAAGTTTCAGGAGACCGGAAGGATAGGCCATACCGCCGTTGAGCTGGCTTCAATCTCCGTATCCTACGGGGACAAGCCGGTTTTGCGTGAGCTTGATTTCGCGTTGCGCCGCGGGGAACGGATCGCGCTGGTGGGCCCCAATGGGGCGGGAAAATCCACCCTGTTGAAAACCATCGCTGGCGTGATTCCATCCATCGGCGGGAAAATATCTTTCGGCGCCAACGTGGCCCCAAGCTATTTCGCCCAGCATCAGGCGGAAACGCTGGATGTGAACAAAACAATTCTGGATGAGGTTACAACTTCCATCCCATTCGAGTTTATTCCCATGGCCCGGACATGCCTGGGGGCGTTCCTGTTCCACGGGGATGACGTTCACAAGAAAATATCCTCCCTCTCCGGCGGCGAGAAGGCCCGGGTGGCCATGGCCAAGCTGGCCCTTACGCCCACGAACCTGCTTCTTTTGGACGAGCCCACGAACCACTTGGACCTGCAAAGCAGGCTGGCCCTTGAAAAAGCCTTGGCGCAATACGGCGGGTGCATTTTGATGATTTCCCACGACCGGGCGTTTATCGACGCCATAGCCAACAAGGTTGTGCGGATAGACCGGGGCAGGCTTACGGAATACCACGGCGGTTACGCCTATTACGAGTCCCGCAGGGTTTCGGAAATTTCCGGGATGCGTGATGAAGAGACCGATGGAATCGTATCTAAAGCATCCAGGAAAGAGATACGTAGGGAGTCTGCCCAACAGAGGCAGGAGCTTAACCGGAAGGTGGGGCCGTTAAAACAGCGTCTCTCCAAAACCGAGGAAGAGATAAACCGGGTGGAAAACCGCATCGCCGAGCTTGAGGGATCGCTGGCGAATCCGGAAATTTATCAGAACCCTGAAGAAGCCCGGAGCCTAGCCAAGGAACTTTCCGACACCAAGAAAAGGAACGATACGCTGTTGGCCGAATGGGAAGCCATGGCCGAAGAAATGGAATCCATTACGGCGGGTCATCTGGCATGA
- the selA gene encoding L-seryl-tRNA(Sec) selenium transferase yields MSDAKLRLLPSIDRLSQCHDAVELIGQFGRESVLNALRETLNEARKNILSGSDGYSMPENDPSWLRRVKEILEGMTAPRLKRVINCTGVVIHTNLGRALLAESAAQAARLAGESNVNLEFDLDKGARGDRDTLVEELIIAHTGAQAATAVNNNAAAVLLALNTFAPGKEVIVSRGELIEIGGSFRLPEIMARSGCVLREVGTTNRTHLKDYEEAVNDNTGMILRAHTSNYRIIGFTTQPSTKELAELANRKGIPFMVDLGSGAILDMAVYGLPHEPTVKETLEEGAGIVTISGDKLLGGPQAGILAGDKNLITAINKNHLKRALRLDKMILAALEATLRLYLNPEEALRQIPTLRYLTRNLEEVRKTAGEAAAVLKTRLGDDADVFVMEDVCQAGSGSLPEMDIPSYSVAIKSKTMGPNELALWFRSQNPPVIGRVDKDLFRLDMRCVDDAEWFK; encoded by the coding sequence ATGAGCGACGCAAAGCTTCGTCTTCTCCCCTCCATAGACAGGTTGTCGCAATGCCATGACGCCGTGGAGCTTATCGGCCAGTTCGGGCGGGAATCCGTATTGAACGCTTTAAGGGAAACCCTGAACGAAGCCCGGAAAAATATCCTGTCAGGCTCCGATGGGTATTCCATGCCGGAAAACGATCCATCATGGCTTCGGCGCGTAAAAGAAATTCTGGAGGGTATGACGGCCCCCAGGCTCAAGCGGGTAATCAATTGCACCGGCGTGGTTATCCACACAAACCTGGGCAGGGCTTTATTGGCCGAATCCGCCGCGCAGGCGGCCCGGTTAGCCGGAGAATCCAACGTAAACCTGGAGTTCGACCTGGATAAAGGCGCACGGGGAGATAGAGACACTCTGGTGGAAGAACTGATCATCGCCCATACCGGCGCCCAGGCGGCCACAGCGGTGAACAATAATGCCGCGGCGGTTCTGCTGGCGTTGAACACTTTTGCGCCGGGTAAAGAGGTTATCGTTTCCCGGGGGGAACTTATCGAGATTGGCGGCTCGTTCCGTCTGCCGGAGATAATGGCCCGGAGCGGATGCGTCCTTCGGGAAGTGGGAACCACCAACCGCACACACCTGAAAGATTATGAAGAGGCGGTGAACGATAACACCGGAATGATACTTCGCGCCCACACCAGCAATTACAGAATAATCGGGTTCACCACCCAGCCTTCCACCAAGGAGCTGGCGGAGCTTGCCAACCGGAAAGGAATTCCGTTCATGGTGGATTTAGGCTCCGGCGCCATACTGGATATGGCCGTTTACGGACTTCCTCACGAACCCACGGTGAAAGAAACGCTGGAGGAGGGGGCGGGAATCGTCACCATATCCGGCGACAAACTTTTAGGCGGGCCCCAGGCTGGAATATTAGCCGGGGATAAAAACCTGATAACTGCCATCAACAAGAACCATCTTAAACGGGCCCTGCGGCTGGACAAGATGATACTAGCCGCGCTGGAAGCCACCTTGCGGCTATACCTCAACCCTGAAGAAGCGTTGCGCCAAATCCCCACCCTGCGTTATCTCACAAGAAATCTGGAGGAAGTAAGAAAAACCGCCGGTGAAGCCGCCGCCGTGTTAAAAACCCGGTTGGGCGATGATGCGGATGTGTTTGTGATGGAAGACGTGTGCCAGGCGGGAAGCGGTTCCCTGCCGGAGATGGACATACCCTCATATTCTGTGGCGATAAAAAGCAAAACCATGGGACCCAACGAACTGGCGTTATGGTTCCGCTCCCAAAACCCGCCTGTGATAGGGCGGGTGGACAAAGACCTTTTCAGGCTGGATATGCGTTGTGTGGACGATGCGGAATGGTTTAAGTGA
- a CDS encoding cyclic nucleotide-binding domain-containing protein produces MATLSSGQTAEALDELEPSTVLNRQALVSILGRIREFKGFSKTQLIRIARQKVVYWGPDEFIIREGLNNQDQMFILLAGKVYVQKKVEKDSAVSYEQMAEIMGPSIFGENSFFTGLARSAAIYARERTPGIVLNREDFMRLISLDKSTVVGFLKHMASENLQRAERTLVLYMGTLQLILKDASISKLSYYHMLNTMSAALTKKSSDVEMWTRLVRDIMLFIRELNNTLQDLYLFANQPELKIVSVDFKKFSLSKAHRFYIVFRTLVEDLYQTQQLVPLNSVNFKDSFLSAVMTTMEQGIHFVDYPKIISISNEAYGEFLAIHKELGFDLLREVKAANIATQEEEKKFMNLLWESF; encoded by the coding sequence ATGGCGACTCTATCATCCGGTCAAACAGCCGAAGCCCTCGACGAACTTGAGCCATCCACTGTTTTGAACCGGCAAGCGCTGGTTTCCATCCTTGGCAGGATCAGGGAATTCAAAGGATTTTCCAAAACCCAGCTTATCAGGATAGCCCGTCAGAAAGTGGTCTATTGGGGGCCGGACGAGTTTATCATCCGCGAGGGGTTGAACAATCAGGATCAAATGTTCATCCTGCTGGCTGGCAAGGTATATGTCCAGAAAAAGGTGGAGAAAGACAGCGCGGTCTCTTACGAACAAATGGCGGAGATCATGGGCCCCTCCATTTTCGGCGAGAACTCTTTCTTCACCGGCCTGGCCCGGTCCGCCGCCATATACGCCCGCGAGAGGACGCCGGGGATAGTACTGAACCGTGAGGACTTCATGCGCCTCATAAGTCTGGACAAATCAACCGTGGTCGGGTTCTTGAAGCATATGGCCTCAGAAAACCTGCAAAGGGCCGAGCGCACGCTGGTGCTATACATGGGTACGCTCCAGCTTATCCTTAAAGACGCCAGCATAAGCAAGCTCAGCTATTACCATATGCTTAATACCATGAGCGCCGCGCTTACCAAAAAGTCCAGCGATGTGGAGATGTGGACAAGGCTTGTGCGGGACATAATGCTTTTCATCCGGGAGCTGAACAACACCCTCCAAGACCTTTATCTGTTCGCCAACCAGCCGGAGCTGAAAATAGTTTCGGTGGATTTCAAAAAGTTCAGCCTGTCCAAGGCGCACAGGTTCTACATTGTTTTCCGCACGCTGGTGGAAGACCTGTACCAGACCCAACAGCTTGTCCCGCTAAACTCCGTGAATTTCAAGGATAGTTTCCTGTCCGCGGTGATGACCACCATGGAGCAGGGGATACATTTCGTGGACTATCCGAAGATAATCTCCATTTCCAACGAGGCTTACGGCGAGTTTCTGGCCATACACAAGGAGTTGGGCTTTGATCTTCTGCGGGAAGTGAAAGCGGCGAACATCGCTACCCAGGAGGAGGAAAAGAAATTCATGAACCTGCTTTGGGAATCTTTCTGA
- a CDS encoding thioredoxin domain-containing protein, translating to MPLTPSRILTILALAFFSVASMAQAADRAEVEAIIRDYIKKHPEEIAEALQKHMESQRARQEEAAFQQALRDRVSVPLEGSPSLGPDKAQFTIVEFSDFQCPFCARAVGIIHDLVSKHRGKIRLVFKQLPLPMHAKAQDAAKASLAANAQGKFWEYREKLMATQAEWGPAPNARALFLKYAREMAMDVNRFEKDMAKPEFQKRIDADMQLAKKLNVNGTPAYFVNGVKITGARELEYFEKVMNAVGATPGGQPRK from the coding sequence ATGCCCTTGACACCCTCCAGGATTCTGACCATTTTGGCGCTGGCCTTTTTCAGCGTTGCCTCCATGGCCCAGGCCGCAGACCGCGCCGAGGTGGAGGCAATCATCCGCGATTACATAAAGAAACATCCGGAGGAGATCGCCGAGGCCCTGCAGAAACACATGGAGTCCCAGCGCGCCCGGCAGGAAGAAGCCGCTTTCCAACAAGCGTTGAGAGACAGGGTTTCGGTTCCGCTGGAAGGTTCGCCGTCGCTGGGGCCGGACAAGGCCCAGTTTACGATAGTGGAGTTCTCCGATTTCCAGTGCCCCTTCTGCGCCAGGGCCGTGGGCATTATCCATGATCTCGTCAGCAAGCACCGGGGCAAGATACGGCTTGTGTTCAAGCAACTGCCTCTGCCGATGCACGCCAAGGCTCAAGACGCGGCGAAAGCTTCGCTGGCGGCCAACGCACAGGGTAAGTTCTGGGAGTACCGGGAAAAACTGATGGCCACCCAGGCTGAATGGGGCCCGGCCCCAAACGCCAGGGCGCTATTTCTCAAATACGCCAGGGAAATGGCCATGGATGTAAACCGGTTTGAAAAAGACATGGCCAAACCCGAATTCCAGAAACGCATAGACGCGGATATGCAATTGGCCAAAAAACTGAATGTGAACGGGACTCCCGCCTATTTCGTGAACGGCGTCAAGATCACCGGCGCCAGGGAACTGGAGTATTTCGAGAAAGTAATGAACGCCGTGGGAGCCACGCCTGGCGGGCAACCCAGGAAATAA
- a CDS encoding hemerythrin family protein, protein MEFNWDESYSVGVRKFDDQHKKLFSLCDQLNNSVKEGKGRAVLGDILDELQEYTSKHFLAEEIDMLSQGYPDYETHKAEHDKLRLQVREFYNNYYSGNMVLSENVMDFLSDWLKLHIAKTDKKYAPFFSRVV, encoded by the coding sequence ATGGAATTCAATTGGGATGAGAGCTACAGTGTCGGCGTCCGGAAATTTGACGACCAGCACAAGAAACTTTTCAGCCTTTGCGACCAACTGAACAACAGCGTCAAGGAAGGGAAGGGCCGCGCCGTTTTGGGCGATATTCTGGACGAGCTTCAGGAATACACCAGCAAACACTTTCTGGCGGAGGAGATAGACATGCTCTCCCAGGGCTATCCGGATTATGAAACCCATAAGGCCGAACATGACAAGCTGAGGCTTCAGGTGCGGGAGTTCTACAATAACTATTACTCCGGCAATATGGTGCTTTCCGAAAACGTGATGGACTTCCTTTCCGACTGGCTAAAGCTCCATATAGCCAAGACAGATAAAAAATACGCCCCGTTTTTTAGCCGGGTCGTTTAA
- the typA gene encoding translational GTPase TypA produces MEVTRREDIRNICVIAHVDHGKTTLVDTLFKQAGLFRENEKVGERIMDANDLERERGITIFAKNASVRWKGVKVNIVDTPGHSDFGGEVERILKMVDGALLLVDAVDGPMPQTKYVLRKSLETGLAPLVVINKIDRADARPAWVLDQVFDLFASLGANDKQLDFPVVYTSAKKGIASLDFEVPGETMAPLLDAIVEKVDAPLVNADKPFQMLVTSVEYSEFLGRMAVGKVTRGKVSVGDNIARINRNGDISQSKVTKIFSIEGLSKAETQSATAGDILVMAAGFKDLDIGETLADKEFPEALPVIEIDEPTISMTFSVNTSPFAGRSSDKVTGRHLRDRLEQEQRTNLALKVERAEENDSFKVSGRGELHLAILIETMRREGYEFSVSRPEVIIREIDGEKMEPEEFVIVDVEEGYAGKVIEKFGVKKGELKNMAPMNAGWTRLEFTIPARGLIGMHGELLTETRGSAIMNHNFHRYIPWAGPILGRRNGVLISQESGSSTAYSLDKLTDRGEFFLEPGTEVYEGMIVGECNKNTDLVVNIVRGKKLTNTRASGSDDNIKLTPPRKLSLEQTLEYLNADELAEITPDAIRLRKRYLNEEDRKKYARKMAVM; encoded by the coding sequence ATGGAAGTGACAAGACGGGAAGACATAAGGAACATATGCGTGATCGCCCACGTGGATCACGGTAAGACCACGCTGGTGGACACGCTTTTCAAACAGGCGGGCCTTTTCCGCGAGAACGAGAAGGTGGGCGAACGCATTATGGACGCCAACGACCTGGAGCGGGAGCGTGGCATAACCATTTTCGCCAAGAACGCCTCGGTGCGCTGGAAAGGCGTGAAAGTGAACATCGTGGACACCCCGGGCCACTCCGATTTCGGCGGCGAGGTGGAGCGCATCCTGAAAATGGTGGATGGCGCCCTTCTGCTGGTGGACGCGGTGGACGGCCCCATGCCCCAGACGAAATATGTGCTTCGCAAATCGCTGGAGACCGGCCTTGCCCCGCTGGTTGTTATAAACAAGATAGACCGGGCCGACGCCCGCCCCGCATGGGTGCTGGACCAGGTTTTCGATCTTTTCGCCTCTTTGGGCGCCAACGACAAACAGCTGGATTTCCCCGTGGTGTACACCTCGGCGAAAAAGGGCATAGCCTCGCTGGATTTTGAGGTTCCCGGCGAGACAATGGCGCCTCTGCTGGACGCTATCGTGGAGAAGGTGGACGCCCCACTGGTGAACGCCGATAAGCCTTTCCAGATGCTGGTCACCTCCGTGGAGTACAGCGAGTTTCTTGGCAGGATGGCCGTAGGCAAGGTTACCCGGGGCAAGGTTTCCGTGGGCGATAACATCGCCAGGATAAACAGGAACGGGGACATTAGCCAGTCGAAAGTCACAAAGATATTCTCCATCGAGGGTCTTTCAAAAGCTGAAACCCAATCCGCCACCGCCGGAGACATTTTGGTGATGGCCGCGGGATTTAAGGACCTGGACATTGGCGAGACACTGGCGGACAAGGAGTTCCCGGAGGCTTTGCCGGTTATCGAGATAGACGAGCCCACCATATCCATGACCTTTTCCGTGAACACCTCGCCATTCGCCGGGAGATCCAGCGACAAGGTGACCGGAAGGCATCTTCGCGACAGGCTGGAGCAGGAGCAGAGGACAAACCTGGCTTTAAAAGTTGAACGGGCCGAGGAGAACGACTCTTTCAAGGTTTCGGGCCGGGGCGAACTGCATCTTGCCATACTCATAGAGACCATGCGCCGGGAGGGTTACGAGTTTTCCGTGTCCCGTCCCGAGGTTATTATCCGCGAGATCGACGGCGAAAAGATGGAGCCGGAAGAGTTCGTGATTGTGGACGTGGAAGAAGGTTACGCCGGTAAGGTAATCGAAAAGTTCGGCGTTAAAAAGGGTGAGCTTAAAAACATGGCCCCCATGAACGCCGGATGGACCAGGCTGGAGTTCACCATTCCCGCCCGGGGCCTTATCGGCATGCACGGCGAGCTTCTCACCGAAACCCGCGGTTCGGCCATCATGAACCATAACTTCCACCGGTACATCCCGTGGGCCGGGCCCATCCTGGGCCGCCGGAACGGCGTGCTTATCAGCCAGGAGTCCGGTTCGAGTACGGCCTATTCACTGGACAAACTTACCGACCGTGGCGAATTCTTTTTAGAGCCCGGCACGGAGGTTTACGAGGGAATGATAGTGGGCGAGTGTAACAAGAACACGGATCTGGTGGTGAACATAGTAAGGGGCAAGAAGCTTACCAACACCAGGGCTTCCGGTTCCGACGACAACATTAAGCTCACCCCGCCCAGGAAGCTTTCGCTGGAGCAAACGCTGGAGTATCTGAACGCCGACGAGCTGGCGGAGATAACCCCAGACGCCATCCGCTTGCGCAAGAGATACCTGAACGAGGAAGACCGGAAGAAATACGCCAGGAAAATGGCCGTGATGTAA
- a CDS encoding response regulator, which translates to MTVIFGRKIEILLVEDNPGDVRLTMEALKEGKIINNLNVVEDGVEALDFLYRRGKWAAAPRPDIILLDLNLPKKDGREVLEDIKKTPDLMRIPVVILTTSQAEEDIVRTYNLHANCYITKPVDFDQFIKIIKSIETFWLEIVRLPPN; encoded by the coding sequence ATGACCGTGATATTCGGCAGAAAGATAGAGATACTGCTTGTGGAGGACAACCCCGGCGACGTGCGCCTTACCATGGAGGCGCTAAAGGAGGGGAAAATAATAAACAACCTCAACGTGGTGGAAGACGGGGTTGAGGCGCTGGATTTCCTTTACAGAAGGGGCAAATGGGCCGCCGCCCCCAGGCCGGACATTATTTTGCTGGATCTGAACCTGCCCAAAAAAGACGGACGTGAAGTGCTGGAGGACATCAAGAAAACACCAGACCTCATGCGCATCCCCGTGGTGATCCTCACCACCTCCCAGGCGGAGGAGGACATTGTCCGTACATACAATCTGCACGCCAACTGTTACATCACCAAACCGGTGGATTTCGACCAGTTCATAAAGATAATAAAATCCATAGAGACATTCTGGCTGGAGATTGTGCGCCTGCCGCCGAATTAA